A single Theropithecus gelada isolate Dixy chromosome 7b, Tgel_1.0, whole genome shotgun sequence DNA region contains:
- the RNASE9 gene encoding inactive ribonuclease-like protein 9 isoform X1 yields the protein MSTGKMMRTPITTHPLLLLLLLQQLLQPVQFQEVDTDFDSPDDDMEEFEEYLEEFHRTGPTRPPTKEKVERRVIIEPGMPLYDRDYCNEEIMRKNVYHKQRCVTEHYFLLMQYDELQKICYNRFVPCKNGVRKCNRSKGLVEGVYCNLTEAFEIPWCRYESFYRRGYVLITCTWQNEIHKLIPHTINDLVEPPKHRSFLNEDGVFVIPP from the coding sequence TGTCTACAGGAAAAATGATGAGAACTCCGATCACCACACACCCACTGCTCCTGCTTCTATtgctgcagcagctgctgcagccagTGCAGTTTCAAGAGGTGGATACAGATTTTGATTCCCCAGATGATGATATGGAAGAATTTGAAGAGTATTTGGAAGAATTTCATAGGACAGGGCCCACCAGACCACCTACCAAAGAAAAAGTCGAAAGACGTGTCATTATCGAACCTGGAATGCCATTATATGATAGGGACTACTGTAATGAagaaatcatgagaaaaaatGTTTACCACAAACAGCGTTGTGTGACAGAACATTACTTCCTCCTGATGCAATATGACGAGCTGCAAAAAATCTGTTACAACAGATTTGTGCCATGTAAGAATGGAGTTAGGAAATGCAACAGGAGCAAGGGTCTTGTAGAAGGAGTGTATTGTAATTTAACAGAAGCATTTGAAATACCGTGGTGTAGATATGAATCATTTTATAGGAGGGGCTATGTCCTTATCACCTGTACATGGCAAAATGAAATACACAAACTTATTCCTCATACTATAAATGATCTCGTGGAGCCACCTAAACACAGAAGTTTCCTCAATGAGGATGGTGTCTTTGTCATACCGCCCTAG
- the RNASE9 gene encoding inactive ribonuclease-like protein 9 isoform X2 — MMRTPITTHPLLLLLLLQQLLQPVQFQEVDTDFDSPDDDMEEFEEYLEEFHRTGPTRPPTKEKVERRVIIEPGMPLYDRDYCNEEIMRKNVYHKQRCVTEHYFLLMQYDELQKICYNRFVPCKNGVRKCNRSKGLVEGVYCNLTEAFEIPWCRYESFYRRGYVLITCTWQNEIHKLIPHTINDLVEPPKHRSFLNEDGVFVIPP; from the coding sequence ATGATGAGAACTCCGATCACCACACACCCACTGCTCCTGCTTCTATtgctgcagcagctgctgcagccagTGCAGTTTCAAGAGGTGGATACAGATTTTGATTCCCCAGATGATGATATGGAAGAATTTGAAGAGTATTTGGAAGAATTTCATAGGACAGGGCCCACCAGACCACCTACCAAAGAAAAAGTCGAAAGACGTGTCATTATCGAACCTGGAATGCCATTATATGATAGGGACTACTGTAATGAagaaatcatgagaaaaaatGTTTACCACAAACAGCGTTGTGTGACAGAACATTACTTCCTCCTGATGCAATATGACGAGCTGCAAAAAATCTGTTACAACAGATTTGTGCCATGTAAGAATGGAGTTAGGAAATGCAACAGGAGCAAGGGTCTTGTAGAAGGAGTGTATTGTAATTTAACAGAAGCATTTGAAATACCGTGGTGTAGATATGAATCATTTTATAGGAGGGGCTATGTCCTTATCACCTGTACATGGCAAAATGAAATACACAAACTTATTCCTCATACTATAAATGATCTCGTGGAGCCACCTAAACACAGAAGTTTCCTCAATGAGGATGGTGTCTTTGTCATACCGCCCTAG